AGTTTATGAAAGAAGGTGAATTCTACTTTGCAAACAACAGCCTATTAGAAATTCAAAAATCGAAGTGTTTCACTCAGGCTTTAGAACCTGTTAAAGCTTTAGTTTTAAGTAAGGATGTTCTTAAAGAGAATAGCCTAAGGCTACCTTTTATCAATAGGTTAGCTTTCTTAATTTTAAAAGAAACAGTAATTCGTCAAGAAAAGAGAACGGATATTTACATGAGATTCAGGAAAGGAACTGACCGTTACAGATTATTTCTAGAGTCCTTCCCGAATTTAAACCACAGAATAAGTGACAAATTTATTGCTTCTTATTTACAGATGAATAGCTCAACTTTAAGTAGAATTAGAAGACAAAAGGCTTAAGAAACCAAGTCCGTTTCATTCCAAGAAAGGATATTGACTATTATTTATTCACTGTACCTTCTTCAAGAACTTTGAGTTCGCTTCTTTGCATAAACTCTTTCATAGTTCGCTCTTTCTCCCAAGCATTTGCCAGCCTGTTCTGTTTCGTGAAAGGATCCCAATAGATTACATCAATTCCATCAAGATCTGAAGAGGTGAAATCTCGAATTATATCATCCTCTTCTTCTACCATTTTTTTTGCCCACTTTCTATCTGTAACGCCTAGGGCCATTTTTTTCATACTATCATAATATATAAAAAGTAGAACTGGCTGCCTTTTTTCTGTATCAAACGCCCAAGGAAGCCATTCTCCATTTTGACTTTGATTCTGATCATAGTTTAACGGAAAGCTAGCCACAATATCGCCCTTATGCTCTGTACCTACATTTCTCACCTTCAGTACATAGAGAACCAAGTCTTCCTTTGTCCCTTTATTTGCGGCATTACACAAGCCGCCCATATAAAGCTCACTTTTAATATTAGTAATGTTTGTAATTCTGAAATCTCCATTGACACAAGAGACCTGCACATTACCCACACTAAAGCTCTCTAAAGACTCTCCCGCCTTTTCAGATAGATTCAAGTCTGAGACTTCGCCTACGAATTCATAATTAGGTACTACCATAGAAACGTCTTGGGAAAAAGAGACGCCTGTAGCCATACAAAACATGGCAGTTATAAATAAATAGTTACTCACTATCTTCATCGATTATAGAAATTAGATTCAAAAGGAACCAACTAAGGCTCTTATTATAAATTTAATTTTACAATAACCATACCGATAATGCTATAGACATGGAGCCTACTAAATGTTTTATCAAAAAGTAGTATTCTTAAAGCATCGCTAAAAAAAAAATCGTGTGCATACTATAAGGCTGTTATAAACGCTACTTCTCTCCAAACTTATTCAGCGGTGCATTTCAAGACGCTTAAATAATTAATCTTTTGATAGCTTTTTTATTGAATGATGCGTCACTTTCCTAAATTCCACCTCTGAGCCTTCTGATTGCAATGCAAAACTCCCGCTAGTGGCAGTAGCATTAAATCCGTGATTAACCAGTTTACCGTTAAGCCAAACTTTAACCTCGTCTTTATAACATTCTATTTGCATCTTATTCCACTCTCCAAGCTCGTTTTCCATATTACCAGTTAGATTTGGAATTCTTCTATTTTTCTTACCATCTACCCCCCAATGTTCTTTTGGCCCTCTTCTAGCCTCCATATTTGGAACTTCAATATTCTCACCAATGCACCAGAAATCGCCCGCATTTTTATGCTTAAGCTGTACCTCCACCGACTGCGGAAACATGGCATAAAGCCTGCGAGGTTTTGATACATGTACTAAAGCTCCGCAATTTCCGGGCTCTCCCACAAACCTATATTCTAACTCCATTCTATAATTACTAAAAGAAGCATCCGTAATCAAATGTCCACCAGGGCTACCTAAAGTCACAAAATTCCCATTCCTTATTATAAAAGGATTTCGGGCGTCTTTGTCTTTATCCATAGCCGGAACATCAATATGCCATCCATTAAGAGAAGTACCGTCAAAGAGCGATACTGCTCTTTTGGAGGTGGTACAAGATGACAAAAATAGTAATGAGAGAAAAGTTAGATTGATATATTTCATGTGATAGGGTTATTATCTCAAATATACACTTGTAAATGCTTTTACTATAATTTTTGAACCTCTCAAACCATGGATTAGCCGATTATCACCAAAAAAGAAAAATAAAGCACCCAGTATCTTGCATAACAAAGTACCTTCCATTATGTTTGTACCACAATTATGAAAAAGCTAAATACAATTCTAAGGAGTGAGGCTGTTAAGCTTCACTCTTTTAAAATCAAAAACGAATGAAAATAGAAAATGCCAAAGTGCAGATGCGGAAAGGTATTTTAGAATACTGCATTCTGCATATTATTTCACGAGGAGAGGTTTACGCTTCTGAAATATTAGATGAACTCATTGAAGCCAAAATGATGGTAGTGGAAGGTACGTTATACCCCCTACTTACTAGATTAAAAAATGCTGGTTTACTAGAGTATAAATGGGTAGAGTCTGTTTCTGGACCACCAAGAAAATACTACATACTAACCGATGCAGGAACGGATTCCCTAAAAGCATTGGAAGGAACATGGCAAGGCCTTTCGGCATCTGTTAAAACTATCACATCAAAGAAGAATTAAGCACCATTTACTGGTTATCAATTAATTGGTTATGAAAAAAACAATACAAATAAATATAGCAGGAGTGGTCTTCAACATTGAAGAAGAAGCCTATCAAACCCTGAGCAACTACCTAAGCTCTATTCAAAGTTACTTTTCAAACTATGAAAGTAGTGAGGAAATAGTTGCCGACATAGAAGCCCGAATTGCAGAAAAATTCATTGGCAAAAACAAAACAGACGAACTTCCAGTCATTGGCACAGAAGATGTAAACCGAGTAATGGCAAGCATGGGTACCGTGGCCGATTTCCAAGCTATTGAGGAAGAAGAAGCAGAGACTTTTGCTCAAGAAGCCCCAAAAAGCACAGAGACTAAAGAAGAAAAAACCAAGTCTCCTAAAAGACTTTACCGAGACAATAAGAGAAAAGCTCTTGCTGGAGTTTTATCTGGTCTTGCAAATCACTTTAATGTAGATGTAGTTTGGTTTAGAGTAATTTTCTTGGTGGCGGCTCTAGGCTTAATAGAGTCTGGCGTTGGTGGAATCTTTGTTCTCGCATACATAATCTGCTGGATAGCTATTCCCGCTAGCGATGAGCTAAAAGAACAAGAAAACATTAAGAAGTTTTATAGAAATGGAGACAAAAAAGTAGTAGCTGGTGTAGCCAGTGGACTAGCCTCTTACTTCGGACTAGATGTAGCTGTTATCCGAATTATTTTTGTGGTTGGAATTGTATTCTTTGGAGTTGGTTTAATTGCATACTTAGTCCTCTGGGTAGCCTCTCCTATTGCTGAAAGCCTTACACAAAAAATGGAAATGAAAGGTCAGGCCGTTACCATTGAAAACATTGACAGCAATATTAAACAAAAATTGAGCGACAAGTCTTCTGGAATCACTCCACGAAACGAAAGCCCTTTTGCTACCATCCTATTACTACCATTCAGAATTTTAGGAAAACTTTTCCAGGGTTTAGGTCACTTACTTTCTAAGCTTGGCCCTGTATTTAGAGTGTTGATGGGCATTTTTCTTGCCGTTATGGGATTAAGCTTAACCGTAGGTTCCATAGTAGGTACAGCTGCATTCTTTGGATTAATGAGCGACCACAGCTGGTTTCAAAGCAGTAACGACATTGGTCTTTTCACTAGAGACCTTGACCCATCTGCAGGAATATTCCTTTTCTTAGCCACAGCATTACCAGCCATTGGCGTTCTTATTTCTGGTATATTTTTGATATCAAACAACAGAATAGGAAACCGTAACTTTTGGCTAACGGGTTTAGGATTATGGGTTTTAGGAATAGTAGGTTTGGCCGTTTATGGCGGTAAGTATTCTATGAATTATGCAAAGAATGCTTCTGTTACACAGAAAGAGAGCTACACTTTTGCTAGTGATGTGATTTACTTAGACATTAATGACAATTACGGAGAAGATGACTTCGACTTTAATAGTCAGGTTAGAATTTTAGAGTCTTATGACAATCAAGTGACCTTAGAAAAAAGATACTCTGCATCTGGAAGTACACGTAGCGTGGCCAAAACGAATGCCGAGAAACTAATTTATAACGTTAGCCAAAAAGACTCACTTCTTATTTTTGACGAAAGGGCTAGACTAAACCCAGAAACAGGCTTTAGAAACCAAAAGGTACACATTGACCTTAAGATACCTGTAGGTCAAAAAATACATATCAGCAATGCCTTTGCCCGTAACTTACTGTCAGACAGCTGGTCTTTAAAATCTAAATACGGACTTCGTTCAGATGATTTTGACGCCCTAATCTTTACCCTTAACAGTAATGGGAAATTAGAGTGCGAAGGTTGTGAAATATTGGACGATGACGCCAAAGAAGCGGTTAACAGACGTGACCATTATAATTTCAATAATGACGACGAAGACTTTGATAGATTACGAGGTGAGAATACCAGAGTTTATGACTTTAAAGACTTTGATGGCATTGAGGTAGGTGGTGAGTTTAGAATATTAATTCGTCAAGGTGATGAGTACGGCATAGAATTTATGGCGGAAAGAGAAAGAGATATCGATGACTTAAATGTAAGACTTGATGGCACAGAGCTTGACATTGATTTTGAAGATAGGTTTTTTGAAAACAGAGGAAAAATAGTTGCTTATATCACCATGCCAACCCTAGAGTCTTTGGATATATCTGGGGCTTCTAAAATAAAAGTTTTGTCTTTTGAAAACATAAATGAGATGGACATTGATATCTCTGGTGCATCAAATGCCAAACTAGACATAGAAGCTAAGAAGTTAAGAGTAGATGGCTCTGGTGCTTCTCATATGGAAATCAGAGGCCGTGTAGATGAAATTGACATGGACCTTTCAGGAGCAAGTCGATTTGAAGCCAAAAGAGCAGAAGTAGGCAGAGCATATGTAGATGCCTCTGGAGCCAGTCATGCCGACTTTGGCAAAGTTGACCAACTTCGTTCTAATACCAGCGGAGCTAGTAGGGTTAGCAGAGACTAAAATATAGAGTTGCTTTAACAGAAAAGTGCTAATTTCAGGTCTTAAAGATTCTGAGATTGGCACTTTTTACGTTTCCGGTACTTGTAGTTTCCTTTGGATGGTTAGGCTATGGGCTTTTACACAGCCTGCTAGCTAGCTCTGCTATGAAAAACCTAGTGGAAACACATCTCCCTTTTCTCTTTAAGAGGTACAGACTTCTCTATGTTATTTTTGCCGTACTAATTCCTCTTCCATTATTATTCTTCCAGCTAACTTCTAAAAGCCCTGAAATATGGACTAACTATAGAGAAATAAGATTAGCAGGTGGTGTTTTGGCTGGGATGGGACTCGCGACACTACGAAAAGCACTTTCGCACTATGACCTAAAGCTTTTTCTTGGTTTAAAATCAGATTCTGGAGAAGAAGAGCCCTTCAAGACAAACGGCCTTCTTGCCAAAATGAGGCATCCAATGTATACGGCTACATTAATGATTTTTTGGGGCTGGTTTCTTTTTAGTAATACCTATCAAAACCTAGTTTTCTGTACCGCAAATACGCTTTACATACTAATTGGTATATACTGGGAAGAGAAAAAACTGGTAAACCTTTACGGTCAAAAATACGAGGACTACAAAAAGAAAACGCCAATGCTGATTCCTAAATTCAGAAAAGGTTAACCCTTCATAAAACGAACTAGCAGTACCTCAATCAATAAAAAAGCAAGAGCAGCATATAAGAAGTATTTCCATAGCTGAACGCCAAAGTTTTGTTCAGCAAAAGTGCTGATAAAATCGCCATCTTTAATATTGTCAAAAACAGTAATGTTTGATTGATTCTCAAAAATAGTCCTTAATTCATCTGGTGTATAGTTACCCATTCTTGATTCTTTTGAGTCATGGTTTAAGCCAAGAATAGAGTGCTTTACTCCATCCACTTGCAACTCATAAAAGCCTGACTCTAGTTCTTGACTTTCTGATAAGTCAACAGAAGAAGGTAATTCTAACAACAATTTATTACCACGTACTTGCTGAATTGGCAAAATCTCAAAGTCACCCTTTTTAAGACTGTAAACGGCATTTTTAGGTGCATCAGCAAATGGAATCACTAAAGTACCCGCATTGAAATTATATGCCAACTGCTGTGGTTTGATACTTAATGCCGCCACCTTAAATAGCGTAGGAACAAATAATGCATGCTCTGCAAAATTGCCATAAGTCATGCTTAATGGCGAAGCCAAAAGGTATAATGAACCATTTCCGAAATCAGTTTTCCCTAAAAACGCCTTCCCACTTTTTAAACTTAGCAGCTTATCACCTAAACCCGTCCAGGCAATGGTAGCTTGTGCCTTTGGCAAATTCACTACCGCCGACGTTATAGATTGTTCAAACACGTCAGCAAAGAAGGGTTCGTTTTTATCTGGAACTTCTAATTCTATTTGTCTACTAACAGAAACCGAATCTCTTACAGCAGTCAGTGTATTTAAACCTAAAGAAGAAACCAGTTCTTGATAAGTCAATAAATCAGGATTTTCTCCTGGTATTAAAAACAAGCTTCCACCCTCTTTTACAAAATCTATAAGCGAGCTTTTAAGGTTCTCCCCTATTTTATTTAAACCTTCTACTACCACTAAATCCGCTCCACCTACTTTGGCTAAATTGACATTGCGAATGTTATATTGCTCAAAATTAAAAAGGCTGTCGTCATCATATAACTTAGCAATATAATCTGACGCTGACTTTTGCTCAAATAGGTGCAAAATATTGATAGCCGGAGACACATCCACCACAAAATACTGCTCGTTATCAAATGTGATAGGCTGGTCGTCAAAACTCACCGAACCCATGTGCTGTCCTTTGCTTCTAACGGTAAAGTTAAAACTAGCCGTAGCATAACTTTCAGGACTTACAGAAACCGAAGAAGTAGAAGTTTGCACTCCATCTATCATCAGTTTGATAGGCATTTTTTCAATAGCCTCATTTCCAGAATTAAACACTTTTACATTTAATAAGGAATTCTGCATTTCTCTAATAAATGGCGATGAAAGCCATACAGAATCTACAAAAACGTTCTTTGAGACTTCTCCTTGAACAGGTACTAAATAAACCTGATTGGTACTGTCTGTCTCTAGATTCAACAAATCACCTACCGTGCTCTTTTGAAAATCTGAAAACCAGAAAAAGTTATTTCCTTCTTTAGAGGCTTCTTTCTCCGCCATTCTTACCTGTCTCTTATAAACAGAAGAAAGGTTTCTGGCCTCTGGCGAAAATCTAACACCTGTAAGTCGGTCTCTTACTTTGGTAGCACTATTGGCAAACTGGTCTTCGCCTGAAAAGTCATTAGTAGTAAGCTGAATGTTTTGCTGATTTTTAAACAATGCCAGCAACTCATCTACTTTCACTACAGCCAAATCAATAAACCGCTTATTGTCCGTAGTATTTTGCATACTTAACGAATTATCTAAGTAAAGGCTATTGATGCCTTTGGCAGTACTGTTAGCACTTAAACCGTTTTGTGCAGGAAAAAATGGTTGGGCAAAAGCCAAAACCAAAGCCGCTAAAAAGAGCATTCTGGCTGCCATAATGAGCCATTGCTTTAACTTTCTGAAAGAAGAAGTTTCTGTTTCTACTTTCTTTAGAAAAGCCACATTAGTAAAATACACTTTCTTGGTTCTACGGAAATTAAACAGGTGAATAATCACCGGCACCGCTAGCACCAACAAACCCCATAAAAGCCCTGGATTCAAAAACTGCATATACTATTGTAGGTTTAGTTCTTTTTCATGTAGTCGCCACGAGAGAAATATTTCTCAATAAAACAGTACATCAAAATGAAAAAATAACGGCTACCCATTTCTTTTATTTTCAATTTTGACTCGCCATACTTTCTATTTGTCCAGCTGTTTGGCACCACGGCATAAGAATAACCTCTTACCATAGCTTTGAGTGGCAACTCAATAGTCAGATTAAAATGAGGCGACATAAATGGCTTCAGACCATCCATAGTTTCTCTTTTATAGAGCTTAAAGGCATTTGTGGTGTCGTTATAGTCAATTCTCATCAACATTTTCACAATAAAATTGGCCACCCTATTGATTACTCTCTTATGCTTTGGATAGTCTATCACTTTACCGCCTTTTATCCATCTGCTACCAAAAACGCAGTCAACATCTTTCAACTGCATGGTTCTGTAATACTTCACTAAATCTTCTGGGTCGTCTGACATATCAGCCATAAAAACAGCTACGCAATCCCCAGAAAAACGTTCTAAACCATATCTTACAGCATATCCAAAACCATTAGGACCCTCATTGGTCTCAAAAACCAGTGTAGGTATTTCTTTTTGAAGTTCTGTTAAAACTTCAATGGTATTATCCTTAGAGTTATCATTGGTCACCCATATTTCATGGTCAATCTGATGCTTTGATAAAGAACCGTATAAAGACCTTAGGGTTTCAGGAATAGATTCCGCCTCATTATAGGCAGGAATTACAACGCTTAATTTCATCTAGCAAAAATGCTTAGAAAAGCTGATTATGACAATTTAGTTTCAGAGTTTTGGAGGCAGTAATTCAAAACTCTTTATTTTTAGACAAAGCAGAAACTTATTTTTTTTATTTATCAGCTTTAGAAAGCAACATATCAATACCTAAACTACTATAAACTAGCAAGTTGAAACTTTATTAAAAATAAATCAATATTTACTGTCCAAAAAAAGCATCTGACCTCGTCTTAGAACCGAAAGATGTTTAACAAAAAAATATAACAATCATGAACACTTACTTATTACTATTTAGAGGCGGAGACGGTCAAATGGCAACACAATCTCCAGAGGAGCAACAGGCTCACATGCAAAAATGGTTTACTTGGATGGGCGGCTTGTCAGAAAAGGGCCTAATGTTAGGGGCTGAACCCTTACACCAAACAGGTAAAACTGTAGCTGGAAAAGACAAAGTAGTTTCTGACGGTCCATTCATGGAAGGCAAAGAAATGGTAGGCGGTTACCTTATCTGCAAAGCTGATAATTATGATGCGGCAGTAAAAATAGCGAACGATTGCCCAGTTTTGGAATTTGAAGAAGGCAATGTGGAAGTTAGAGAAATTCAGGTAATGAATATGTAACACTTGCATAGCATCTCTGCATCAAACACAAATATTGAACAGCTAACCGACCATCTTTTCAGGCAAGAATCTGGGAAGATGGTTGCTGTTTTGACCAATATATTTGGTGTAGCTAATCTAGAACTGGCGGAAGATGTGGTTCAAGACACCTTAATTCAAGCTTTAAACACTTGGAAAATTAAAGGAGTACCCGACAAACCCGAAGCTTGGCTTTTTAGAGTGGCAAAGAATAAAGCGATTGACCAAATCAGGAAAAACAAACACTCCCAAAGTTTTGACTTTACTGATAATGAAAGGCAACTTTTAAACTCCGAGTACACCATAAATAGCAGCCTAGAAAATTACTGGAAAGAGGAACTCATAGAAGACCAGCAGCTTAAAATGATGTATATCTGCTGCTCCCCAGAAATTAGCCCAGAAAGTCAGATAGCTTTGATTTTGAAAACCCTTTGCGGTTTTAGCACACCAGAAATAGCCAAAGCTTTTCTAACTTCAGAAGACACCATTTCTAAACGACTTTACAGAGCAAAAAACTTTTTCCGTGAGCATAAAACAAAATTTGAACTTCCAGAAAAAGAAAAACTACAGGAACGTACATCAAAAGTCTTAAATGCCATTTACCTGCTTTTTAATGAAGGTTACAATTCTAGTAGCAGTAAAAACCTGATAAGGACAGACCTAATTCATAATGCTCTGATGTTAGGAAAACTCATCACGGACAATAAAATTACTGTAAATTATGAAGGGCGGGCTTTGGTGGCTTTGATGTGTTTTCACACCGCTAGAGAAGACAGTAGATTAAGCCCAGAGGGCAATATTATATTGCTGGAACAACAAAACAGAGCACTTTGGAATAAAGAACTCATAAATCTTGGTGTGCAATATTTAAATAGGGCTAGTGCTGGTGAGAGCATTAGTTCTTATCATATAGAAGCGGCCATTGCTTTTCAACATTGCAAAGCTTTAAGTTTTGAAGAGACTAATTGGCAAGACATCTTAAAGCTTTACGACCTCCTCTACCAAAGTAACAAATCGCCAATAGTGGCTTTCAATCGTTTGGTGCCTTTTCATCAAATTCATGGTGCAGAAAGTACTTTGAAAGAGCTAGACAAAATAAAAGAACTGGACTCTTATTATTTATATCACAGCTTTAGAGCACAACTCCTTAAAAAAATGGGAGACACAAAAAAAGCTATCGGTGCCTACCAAATAGCACTTAAATTAACCGACTCAGAAGCTGAACAGAATATGATCATCCAGAGTATTGTCAATTACGAGAAAGAGAAAAATGCTTAATCTGCTGTGATATAAGTTTTGATTGGTAAACCATTTCTTGCAAAAAATAAGGTTAAGGTATTATTGGCAGATTTAATTCCATGAACATCTCTTACTTCTCCTGAAATGTTCAAACCACTTTCTTCAAGTTTAAGCGGAGTAAATTGACCATCACCTTTCCCTATTAGAACTAGTCCTTTATTCGCATCATATCTTCCATACTTAACTCTTGTTCCATAAAAGTTTCCTGCCAAAATAACGTCTAATTTATTATCCTTATTGACATCAATAACCTCAATGGCATGAATAGGGGCTAACTGTGCCAAATCCGGCAAACTTGATAATTTAAACTTATTATTTCCCAAATTTTCAAGATAGGACGTAGCTAGAGTTTTAGCTTTTAATATCATGGCATCTTCTAATTCTTTCGTGCTGAAAATATCAGTAATTTCTTTATCGGCATAGGACGAGTAATCCACGTATTTCGATTTTATGAAGTTAAGCTGCTTACTGATGTCATCTTTGGAAAATACTGGATAGTTTTTTCCCGAATAATAAGTTGATAAAACTGGGTCAATAGAGCCATTCCCATCGAAGTCTTTGGCATACAAAGTTATAGGCTCTTCTACACTAGTTTTGAGTTGAGAGTTTAGTCCAAAATTCCCTAAAATGTAATCCATATCTCCGTCACCATCAAAGTCACCTTCTTTAATAGTGTTCCACCAACCTTCAGAATCTCCCAAACCAGAATCTAAAGAAATCTCTTTCATTTTTCCACCAAGGTTTTGAAATGCCCTTATAGCCATAAACTCTCCAACCACAATTAAGTCTGTCTTTCCGTCACCATTAAAATCGCTCCAGATCGCATCAGTCACCATACCGAGAGAGCTAAAGCCAGCACCTACTGCAGATGTTTTATCTTTAAAGTTACCTTTTCCATCATTTTGTAGAATATAACTACTTGGAGCATTAGGATATTTACCAGGCTCCAAACGGCCGCCTACAAAGAGATCTAAATAACCATCTGAATCATAATCTCCAGCTTTTACGCAAGAACCGCTAAACAGCATTTTAGGTAAAGCTTCTGTCCTTTTCTTAAAGCTTCCTTTACCATCGTTAATGTACAGTCGATCTTGCATTTCAGAAGAATTACTCTCCGCTTCATTACCACCACTTACCACATATAAGTCTTGGTCATTATCTCCATCGGCATCAAAAAACAGTACACCGACATCTTCTGAGTTACTATCTTCCATGAACAACGAGTTAGATCCTTTTACAAAACCTCCACTTTTGGTTTGATAGAAAAGCATTCCAGCTTGCCCTTTGGCCCCGCCAATAAACACATCATCTAGCTTATCATTATTCACATCGCCTACAGCCATTTTAGGGCCTTGTGTGGAGAGTTTATGAGGCAACAGCACTTCTCTATTAAAGTCAATGTATTCGTTCTCTTGATGACTATAAGTGTCAAAAATAGACTTTGATATTTCTTTGAATAATGGCCTTAACGAAAGCGATGAATTATTCTCTTCCTCTTTAGCATTAGATTGATTGAGCGTTATTGTTTGATTAGCTTTTTGATTACTTAATTTCTGCCTACGTCCATCAGGCCAAGTCACTGTCAGTTCTTTTATAGTTTCATTAGCCCCAAGACCAAATACTAAATCGTAAGAAACTGAAGACTGAAATCCTCTGGTAGGCATGAGTTCCTGAGAAAGCGTTTTTCCTTCTAAATTTAGCTCCACTTTAGAACCAATACCGAAGGTATTTTTCCCTTCTCCAATGAGCTTAATTCTCAAAAAATTATTATGGGTTCGTTTCTCGCTATTATTGCGATAAATAAATGCTTCAGAATCAGTATTGTTTACTATTAAGTCAAGATCTCCGTCATTGTCAAGGTCAGCATAGGCAGCCCCGTTAGACAAGGATAGTTGGTTTAAACCCCAATCATTATTCACCTTAGAAAAAGTAAGGTCCCCATTATTATGATAAGTATAATTCTCTTGAATGGAAGAGGGAATATTTTCCAGTAATTTATCAATGGACATTGGAACACCAGTCTTGTTCTCGTTTAGTTTTTCCTGAACTGCGAAGTTCATAAAATCCATATTGGTATAGTCTTTCTTAACACCATTGGTAATATAGATATCCTTGAATCCATCATTATCCAAGTCGCAAAACAATGTTGACCAACTCCAATCCGTGCCATCCACTCCCGCAAATTGACCAATCTCCGAGAAAGACAATCCTTCATTATTCAAATGGAGCATATTCCTCATGCTTTGTTCGTAAAAACCATTTTTTACAAGCATTTGGTACTTATCATAATTGTCAGGACCAGATACCATCTTTTGACGCGTATTGCCTTCAGGCCACATATCTAGCGTCATAATATCGGTATACCCATCATTATTTATATCGGCAATATCAGAGCCCATAGAGAAGTGGGATGTATGACCAATATAGTTTTCTAGATTTTCAGTGAATGTTCCATTTTGGTTGTTGAGGTATAAGTAATCTTGTTCGTTAAAATCATTTGAAATGTAGATATCTAACCATCCATCATTATTAATATCAGAAACTGATATGCCTAAGCCAAAACCTAAAACATTAGCCGTAAGACCTGCCTCCTGCCCTACTTCAATAAACTTTCCATTTTCATTTTTATACAGTTTATCTTCGAAATAAGGATCTCTTCTTGACTTTAATCCATTAAATACAGATCTAAAACTGGCAAACTCTTGAATAGAGTGATTTAACACGTAAAGGTCTAAATCTCCATCTTTATCATAATCAAAAAAGGCACCTTGTGTAGAATAGCCCTCATCTGCAATCCCATATTCTTCCGCTTTCTCTGTAAACGTCAAATTACCGTTATTTATAAAGAGCAGATTCTTTCTTTTATAACTGTCTTTAGCGGCTGATCTACAGATATAAATATCTAAGAGACCATCGCCATTAACGTCTGCCATGGTTGTACCAGTATTCCAAAATCCTTCGGCAAAAACTCCAGCCTTTTGAGCTATTTCTTCAAA
This sequence is a window from Arcticibacterium luteifluviistationis. Protein-coding genes within it:
- a CDS encoding Crp/Fnr family transcriptional regulator encodes the protein MDSLHTILADSFHFQNEEVIEIIRLFKPVNYPKHSFLVQQGEMSENIFYINKGLAREFFTYDEERDEDNTIQFMKEGEFYFANNSLLEIQKSKCFTQALEPVKALVLSKDVLKENSLRLPFINRLAFLILKETVIRQEKRTDIYMRFRKGTDRYRLFLESFPNLNHRISDKFIASYLQMNSSTLSRIRRQKA
- a CDS encoding 3-keto-disaccharide hydrolase — encoded protein: MKYINLTFLSLLFLSSCTTSKRAVSLFDGTSLNGWHIDVPAMDKDKDARNPFIIRNGNFVTLGSPGGHLITDASFSNYRMELEYRFVGEPGNCGALVHVSKPRRLYAMFPQSVEVQLKHKNAGDFWCIGENIEVPNMEARRGPKEHWGVDGKKNRRIPNLTGNMENELGEWNKMQIECYKDEVKVWLNGKLVNHGFNATATSGSFALQSEGSEVEFRKVTHHSIKKLSKD
- a CDS encoding PadR family transcriptional regulator is translated as MKIENAKVQMRKGILEYCILHIISRGEVYASEILDELIEAKMMVVEGTLYPLLTRLKNAGLLEYKWVESVSGPPRKYYILTDAGTDSLKALEGTWQGLSASVKTITSKKN
- a CDS encoding PspC domain-containing protein, with product MKKTIQINIAGVVFNIEEEAYQTLSNYLSSIQSYFSNYESSEEIVADIEARIAEKFIGKNKTDELPVIGTEDVNRVMASMGTVADFQAIEEEEAETFAQEAPKSTETKEEKTKSPKRLYRDNKRKALAGVLSGLANHFNVDVVWFRVIFLVAALGLIESGVGGIFVLAYIICWIAIPASDELKEQENIKKFYRNGDKKVVAGVASGLASYFGLDVAVIRIIFVVGIVFFGVGLIAYLVLWVASPIAESLTQKMEMKGQAVTIENIDSNIKQKLSDKSSGITPRNESPFATILLLPFRILGKLFQGLGHLLSKLGPVFRVLMGIFLAVMGLSLTVGSIVGTAAFFGLMSDHSWFQSSNDIGLFTRDLDPSAGIFLFLATALPAIGVLISGIFLISNNRIGNRNFWLTGLGLWVLGIVGLAVYGGKYSMNYAKNASVTQKESYTFASDVIYLDINDNYGEDDFDFNSQVRILESYDNQVTLEKRYSASGSTRSVAKTNAEKLIYNVSQKDSLLIFDERARLNPETGFRNQKVHIDLKIPVGQKIHISNAFARNLLSDSWSLKSKYGLRSDDFDALIFTLNSNGKLECEGCEILDDDAKEAVNRRDHYNFNNDDEDFDRLRGENTRVYDFKDFDGIEVGGEFRILIRQGDEYGIEFMAERERDIDDLNVRLDGTELDIDFEDRFFENRGKIVAYITMPTLESLDISGASKIKVLSFENINEMDIDISGASNAKLDIEAKKLRVDGSGASHMEIRGRVDEIDMDLSGASRFEAKRAEVGRAYVDASGASHADFGKVDQLRSNTSGASRVSRD
- a CDS encoding methyltransferase family protein; translated protein: MKNLVETHLPFLFKRYRLLYVIFAVLIPLPLLFFQLTSKSPEIWTNYREIRLAGGVLAGMGLATLRKALSHYDLKLFLGLKSDSGEEEPFKTNGLLAKMRHPMYTATLMIFWGWFLFSNTYQNLVFCTANTLYILIGIYWEEKKLVNLYGQKYEDYKKKTPMLIPKFRKG
- a CDS encoding BatA domain-containing protein, which encodes MQFLNPGLLWGLLVLAVPVIIHLFNFRRTKKVYFTNVAFLKKVETETSSFRKLKQWLIMAARMLFLAALVLAFAQPFFPAQNGLSANSTAKGINSLYLDNSLSMQNTTDNKRFIDLAVVKVDELLALFKNQQNIQLTTNDFSGEDQFANSATKVRDRLTGVRFSPEARNLSSVYKRQVRMAEKEASKEGNNFFWFSDFQKSTVGDLLNLETDSTNQVYLVPVQGEVSKNVFVDSVWLSSPFIREMQNSLLNVKVFNSGNEAIEKMPIKLMIDGVQTSTSSVSVSPESYATASFNFTVRSKGQHMGSVSFDDQPITFDNEQYFVVDVSPAINILHLFEQKSASDYIAKLYDDDSLFNFEQYNIRNVNLAKVGGADLVVVEGLNKIGENLKSSLIDFVKEGGSLFLIPGENPDLLTYQELVSSLGLNTLTAVRDSVSVSRQIELEVPDKNEPFFADVFEQSITSAVVNLPKAQATIAWTGLGDKLLSLKSGKAFLGKTDFGNGSLYLLASPLSMTYGNFAEHALFVPTLFKVAALSIKPQQLAYNFNAGTLVIPFADAPKNAVYSLKKGDFEILPIQQVRGNKLLLELPSSVDLSESQELESGFYELQVDGVKHSILGLNHDSKESRMGNYTPDELRTIFENQSNITVFDNIKDGDFISTFAEQNFGVQLWKYFLYAALAFLLIEVLLVRFMKG